A single Argentina anserina chromosome 7, drPotAnse1.1, whole genome shotgun sequence DNA region contains:
- the LOC126803572 gene encoding TMV resistance protein N-like, translated as MALFRRHKGLRSKCTSAPSGSSTDDVFLSFRGEDTRKTFTDHLYTALINAGFHTFRDDHELERGENINAELAKAIQKSRGYVIVFSRDYISSRWCLDELIMILELKRTSNHVVLPVFYHISPSQLRDQAKTLAEHPKYKGKQSLEKLNSWHAAIGEVADLAGFVLETEADRHEAKFIERIVGVVQKKLPLVSHVPLSQLQKKLGDKLIFVAPFINEAEGKQLEFQECVKPWLHDLKEAIYDADDLVLEIKSEILR; from the exons ATGGCTCTGTTCCGACGTCACAAGGGCTTGCGTTCCAAATGTACTTCTGCTCCTTCTGGATCATCTACTGATGATGTCTTCTTGAGCTTCAGAGGTGAAGACACCCGAAAGACCTTCACAGATCACCTCTACACTGCTCTTATCAACGCCGGATTTCATACTTTCCGGGATGATCATGAGCTTGAGAGAGGAGAAAACATCAATGCTGAGCTTGCGAAAGCCATTCAAAAGTCACGAGGTTATGTCATTGTGTTTTCCAGAGACTACATCTCTTCCAGATGGTGCCTTGACGAGCTTATCATGATCCTTGAGCTCAAGAGGACCTCCAATCATGTCGTGCTACCAGTCTTCTACCATATCAGCCCATCTCAACTGAGAGATCAGGCAAAAACTCTTGCAGAGCACCCTAAATACAAAGGAAAGCAATCGTTGGAGAAGTTGAATTCATGGCACGCTGCAATAGGAGAAGTTGCAGATCTAGCAGGCTTCGTCTTAGAAACTGAAGCTGACAG GCACGAGGCAAAGTTCATTGAAAGAATTGTCGGAGTGGTTCAAAAGAAGCTACCCCTTGTCAGTCATGTGCCCCTTAGCCAGCTCCAGAAGAAATTAGGGGATAAGTTAATATTTGTTGCCCCGTTTATTAATGAGGCTGAGGGGAAGCAACTGGAATTCCAGGAATGCGTGAAGCCATGGCTCCATGATCTTAAAGAGGCAATCTACGATGCTGATGACCTGGTGTTGGAGATTAAATCTGAAATTCTGAGGTAA
- the LOC126803573 gene encoding receptor-like protein 6, whose amino-acid sequence MMGLFKCLFLFLIIIFFNQCNTSTSREQSSYCHDEERSALLKFKHSFTIRCSLASGLEGAYPKVLSWTSAQGGNNTNCCRWDGIECDEQTGRVIGLDLRSSCLYGSINSNSSLFSLVHLQRLDLADNHFNYSQIPTRIRNFPRLTHLDLSASVFSGHVPAEVSQLVKLSLLNLSSNTEPSSGAELLKLEESDFRNLVQNLTRLEHLRLGYINISSTIPYTMANLSFLTTLDLHKCELFGDFPVTIFHLQNLRSLYVRDNQDLIGYLPEFNQSSLLITLDIHGTRFSGNFPSSIGKFDSLTQLDVAACNFSEGWVPASIGNLRQLVYLDISANKFVGPIPNSFANLTLLTVFRISTSPLTTGAVPSWIGNFNKLVYLDFSYSGFNGSILASFSNLTDLEILELQYNDLRGTIEFQTFQNLQNLYQLDLSANNLNFLTDSVVMNATVPQFQVLGLARCNLKQFPYFIKYQKNLQNLYLDQNKIHGQVPKWMWNMSTESLKYFNLGTNLLSGFEQLPNVLPWVNLRFLCLSSNNFLGRLPIPASSTLGYEAEDNSFSREVPHGICNMSSLLALDLSNNNLGGMIPQCFGNFSDHLILLLLRNNSFHGNLPHTYSNKSNLRMLDVSQNQLQGQLPKSLANCQMLETLILSNNNFSDVFPFWLWNLPELKLLAMRHNEFHGVIGKPENNQRFPKLRLLDMSYNSFTGQFLAEYIFSKYAMRPNMTVSQTTYLEADVTYEAANGVITLSYGSTITITSKGVDRYYSKIQEAFAVIDISSNKFEGTIDEWIGNLKGLRSLNVSNNLLTGEIPLSLGKLAQLESLDLSNNKLSGEIPQQLAQLTFLAEFNVSHNNLTGRIPSGTQLRGFNVTSYEGNTELCGDPLPKKCGDSNTPVQVPPSGKEENGSGFEITFDWFFVVAGYGSGLVIGVVLADIAISRRHGMFLDTVGTLIRLIKGITS is encoded by the exons ATGATGGGGTTATTCAAGTGCTTGTTTCTGTTTCtcatcatcattttcttcaacCAGTGCAATACCAGTACTTCCCGCGAG CAGTcatcttattgtcatgatgaGGAGCGCTCCGCCTTGCTAAAATTCAAGCACAGCTTTACCATCAGATGCTCATTGGCTTCGGGTTTAGAGGGCGCTTATCCGAAAGTGTTGTCATGGACATCAGCTCAAGGTGGAAACAACACCAACTGCTGCAGATGGGATGGGATCGAGTGTGACGAACAGACGGGTCGTGTGATCGGGCTTGATCTCAGAAGCAGTTGTCTCTACGGTTCTATTAACTCCAACAGCTCCCTCTTCAGTCTTGTTCATCTTCAGAGGCTGGACCTTGCCGATAATCACTTCaattactctcaaattccCACTAGAATTAGGAATTTTCCAAGGCTTACCCATCTTGACCTCTCTGCTTCTGTGTTTTCTGGTCATGTCCCAGCTGAAGTTTCACAGCTGGTCAAGTTGTCACTCCTAAATCTTTCTTCCAATACTGAACCTTCTTCTGGTGCAgaattgttgaaacttgagGAATCTGATTTCAGaaatcttgttcaaaatttaACCAGACTAGAACATCTTCGTCTCGGTTACATCAACATATCTTCAACGATACCCTATACCATGGCCAATTTATCATTTTTGACAACCCTCGACTTACACAAGTGCGAGTTGTTTGGAGACTTCCCGGTAACAATTTTTCACTTACAAAACTTGAGAAGTCTCTATGTCAGAGACAACCAAGATCTCATCGGTTATTTGCCCGAGTTTAATCAAAGTAGCCTTCTCATAACACTTGATATTCATGGAACTAGATTTTCAGGGAACTTCCCTTCTTCCATAGGAAAGTTTGATTCTTTGACGCAGTTGGACGTGGCTGCATGCAATTTTTCAGAAGGCTGGGTTCCAGCTTCAATAGGTAATCTTAGACAACTCGTTTATCTAGACATATCAGCAAACAAATTCGTAGGACCGATTCCTAATTCCTTTGCAAACCTTACCCTATTGACTGTCTTTAGGATTAGTACAAGTCCATTAACTACTGGAGCGGTCCCATCTTGGATAGGTAACTTCAACAAATTAGTTTACCTAGATTTTTCATATAGTGGATTTAATGGTTCAATTCTTGCATCATTTTCCAATCTCACGGACCTTGAGATTCTTGAGCTCCAGTACAATGACCTGAGAGGTACAATTGAGTTTCAAacatttcaaaatcttcaaaatCTCTACCAACTCGATCTTAGTGCTAATAATCTGAATTTTCTCACTGACTCAGTGGTTATGAATGCAACGGTTCCACAGTTCCAGGTTCTAGGATTGGCTAGATGCAACTTAAAACAGTTTCcatattttataaaatatcAAAAGAACTTGCAGAATTTGTACCTTgatcaaaacaaaattcatgGCCAAGTACCGAAATGGATGTGGAACATGAGCACCGAAAGCTTAAAATACTTCAACCTTGGCACTAACCTTCTTTCAGGCTTTGAGCAACTTCCGAATGTCCTTCCTTGGGTTAACTTGCGCTTTTTATGTCTTTCGTCCAACAATTTCCTTGGGCGACTCCCAATACCGGCATCATCCACCTTAGGCTATGAAGCTGAGGATAACAGCTTTTCTAGAGAAGTTCCACATGGAATCTGTAATATGAGTTCTCTTCTGGCCCTTGATTTATCTAACAACAACCTCGGTGGCATGATTCCACAGTGTTTCGGTAACTTTAGCGACCATCTGATACTTTTGCTACTAAGAAATAACTCGTTTCATGGAAATCTTCCCCACACATACAGCAACAAAAGCAACTTAAGGATGCTTGATGTGAGTCAAAATCAATTGCAAGGGCAACTACCGAAGTCATTGGCTAATTGCCAGATGCTGGAGACTTTGATCCTCTCAAATAATAACTTCAGTGATGTTTTCCCGTTTTGGTTGTGGAATCTTCCAGAGTTGAAACTTTTGGCAATGCGGCATAATGAATTCCATGGGGTGATAGGAAAACCTGAAAACAATCAGCGGTTCCCGAAGTTGCGTCTTTTGGACATGTCGTACAACAGTTTCACCGGTCAGTTTCTAGCTGAGTACATCTTCTCTAAGTATGCCATGAGACCAAATATGACGGTGAGCCAGACAACATACCTAGAAGCTGATGTGACCTACGAAGCTGCTAATGGTGTCATCACCCTTTCATATGGTTCCACAATTACAATAACCAGCAAAGGTGTTGACAGATACTATTCAAAGATTCAAGAAGCCTTTGCGGTCATTGATATCTCAAGCAACAAATTCGAAGGAACGATTGACGAATGGATTGGGAATCTAAAGGGGCTTCGCTCGCTGAATGTTTCTAACAACCTTCTTACCGGTGAGATCCCATTATCTTTGGGGAAGTTAGCTCAACTTGAATCACTAGACCTTTCAAATAACAAGCTCTCAGGAGAGATCCCCCAACAACTGGCGCAACTGACATTCCTTGCAGAGTTCAATGTCTCCCACAACAATCTCACAGGTCGAATACCGAGTGGAACACAACTGCGGGGGTTTAATGTCACTTCTTATGAGGGAAACACTGAGCTGTGTGGAGATCCATTGCCGAAGAAATGTGGGGACTCCAATACGCCGGTTCAGGTGCCACCTTctggaaaagaagaaaacggTTCAGGGTTTGAAATTACATTTGATTGGTTTTTTGTGGTGGCCGGATATGGAAGTGGTTTGGTGATAGGAGTTGTACTTGCGGACATAGCAATATCAAGGAGACATGGGATGTTTCTTGACACTGTTGGAACTTTGATCAGACTAATAAAAGGCATCACAAGCTAG